One Panulirus ornatus isolate Po-2019 chromosome 62, ASM3632096v1, whole genome shotgun sequence DNA window includes the following coding sequences:
- the Mcm7 gene encoding DNA replication licensing factor mcm7, whose translation MASKAHDYDQEKEAIKRFLAEFHNVVENGRKFFKYATQLVSIAHREQVNLTIDTDDIAEFDPDMAEAVVQNSRRYINLFSEAVYEMLPDYKQKETVARDALDVYIEHRLMMEQRMRQPGETRDLRNRYPPELMRRFEIYFKAPSAQKPMAIRNVKASHVGKLVMVRGIVTRCTEVKPMMQVATYTCDQCGAETYQPIQSSNFMPQLLCPSEDCRVNKSGGRLYLQTRGSKFIKFQEIKVQEHSDQVPVGNIPRSLTVMCRGEQTRLCQPGDHVAITGVFMPLLRHGFRAMMQGLLSDTYLDAHRITKMNKTEDDELGAEELTEAEVKQIAEEDFYDKLASSIAPEIYGHEDVKKALLLLLVGGVDCNPNGMKIRGSINICLMGDPGVAKSQLLSYIDRLAPRSQYTTGRGSSGVGLTAAVMKDPLTGEMTLEGGALVLADQGICCIDEFDKMADTDRTAIHEVMEQQTISIAKAGIMTSLNARVSILAAANPAYGRYNPKRSVEQNIQLPAALLSRFDLLWLIQDRPDRENDLRLAQHITYVHQHCSQPPTQFKPLDMKLMRRYIALCKKKQPTIPENLTDYIVSAYVEMRKEARNNKDMTFTSARTLLAVLRLSTALARLRLVDSVEKEDVNEAMRLMEMSKDSLNHNDERTGRAQSVTDKIFTLIREVAGDCRVVKLGDIIERCTSKGYKPDQVNECIEEYEELNVWQLNQARTKLTFV comes from the exons ATGGCAAGCAAGGCTCATGATTATGATCAGGAAAAGG AGGCAATCAAGCGGTTCCTTGCTGAATTCCACAACGTGGTTGAAAATGGTCGCAAGTTCTTCAAGTATGCTACCCAGCTCGTCAGCATAGCTCATCGTGAACAAGTGAATTTAACTATTGATACTGATGATATAG CTGAGTTTGATCCTGATATGGCAGAGGCAGTAGTCCAAAACAGCCGTCGGTACATTAACCTCTTTTCTGAAGCTGTTTATGAAATGCTTCCTGATTACAAACAAAAAGAG ACTGTGGCACGAGATGCTTTAGATGTGTACATTGAGCATCGCCTGATGATGGAACAGCGCATGCGACAGCCTGGAGAAACTCGTGATCTCCGTAACAGATATCCACCAGAACTCATGAGGAGATT TGAGATATACTTTAAAGCTCCATCAGCCCAAAAACCCATGGCTATTCGCAATGTCAAAGCCTCTCATGTTGGCAAGCTGGTGATGGTACGTGGTATTGTAACAAGATGCACTGAAGTCAAACCTATGATGCAGGTTGCCACCTATACCTGTGATCAGTGTGGTGCTGAAACTTATCAGCCT ATTCAGTCGTCCAACTTTATGCCCCAGTTGTTGTGCCCTAGTGAGGACTGTCGTGTAAACAAATCTGGAGGTCGCCTGTACTTGCAGACTCGTGGTTCTAAGTTTATTAAGTTTCAAGAAATCAAAGTGCAGGAGCACTCGGACCAA GTTCCAGTTGGTAATATCCCACGCTCCTTGACTGTAATGTGCCGGGGAGAACAGACAAGACTCTGTCAACCTGGTGATCATGTTGCAATTACAGGGGTATTTATGCCTCTTCTTCGTCATGGCTTCCGAGCCATGATGCAAGGCCttctctctgacacatatcttgaTGCTCAT CGAATCACAAAAATGAACAAAACAGAAGATGATGAGCTTGGAGCAGAAGAATTAACAGAAGCAGAAGTCAAGCAAATTGCTGAAGAAGACTTTTATGACAAATTAGCCTCTTCCATTGCTCCTGAGATCTATGGTCATGAAGATGTAAAAAAGGCCCTTTTACTTTTGCTTGTTGGTGGTGTAGATTGTAATCCAAATGGCATGAAAATTCGTGGTAGTATCAACATATGCTTAATGGGTGACCCAGGAGTGGCCAAGTCCCAACTGCTCTCATACATTGATCGCCTTGCCCCACGCAGTCAGTACACTACTGGCAGAGGTTCAAGTGGAGTTGGTCTCACAGCTGCAGTTATGAAGGATCCTTTAACAGGAGAGATGACTCTAGAGGGAGGAGCACTGGTATTGGCTGATCAGGGAATTTGCTGTATTGATGAGTTTGATAAAATGGCTGATACTGACCGTACTGCCATCCATGAAGTTATGGAACAGCAAACTATCTCCATTGCAAAG GCTGGTATTATGACAAGTCTCAATGCTCGTGTAAGCATCCTTGCTGCAGCTAATCCAGCATATGGTCGCTATAATCCCAAGAGGTCAGTTGAGCAAAACATTCAGTTGCCTGCTGCACTTTTGTCACGTTTTGATCTTCTTTGGCTGATTCAAGATAGACCTGATCGAGAGAATGATCTCAG GCTAGCTCAGCACATCACCTATGTCCACCAGCATTGttcccaaccacccacacaatTCAAGCCACTTGACATGAAGTTAATGAGGCGTTATATTGCTCTTTGCAAGAAGAAG CAACCCACCATCCCAGAGAATCTCACTGACTATATTGTGTCAGCCTATGTAGAAATGAGAAAAGAGGCTCGTAATAATAAGGACATGACTTTTACATCAGCCCGTACTCTTCTTGCAGTATTACGCCTTTCCACTGCATTAGCTCGACTCAGACTTGTTGATTCA GTGGAGAAAGAGGATGTTAATGAGGCCATGCGACTTATGGAAATGAGCAAAGATTCACTGAACCACAATGATGAGAGGACAGGAAG GGCCCAGAGTGTTACAGATAAGATCTTTACCCTTATCCGAGAGGTTGCTGGAGACTGTCGTGTTGTGAAATTGGGAGATATAATTGAGCGGTGCACCAGCAAGGGATATAAACCTGACCAA